In one Roseomonas haemaphysalidis genomic region, the following are encoded:
- a CDS encoding ABC transporter substrate-binding protein: protein MNEAARGAGLSRRALLAAGTGAALLPLAGPRAALAAPGVLRAAIAGYNVINTLDPAVATLIPEYYVIWGLYNGLLKFDAQMRPVPDLAESFKVADDGVLEFKLRAGVAFHDGGALTADDVKFTIERLLDEKTQSPNRSKVSAISAIEVPDPLTVRLRTSAPFAPLLTFLTNARTGTQILSRKAFMADPAGFGRKPVGTGPYRLRSWEANQALKLSAFPGYFGTAPLIPEVEIPLIAEETSGVTALLGRQVDLTSTAPFADIPALEKNPAIKVLKQPGLNTRFLSLNNLKPPFDDVHFRRAVSLAINRDVLVRVVLFGEGFATPGLIPPSLTAAFDPAPKPLSTFNAARAREELAKSKYGAGTRATILTWGSGWWKRIGEVVAAQVNQVLGTQLSVEVTEANTVFSRIRAGDYQAGTWGWLGMIDPDEYSFDLLHSEGWRNFAGYRNPKLDAMLVQARQELDPAKRGALYRQSEHLWIEDMPVVPLFCSNIHNLMAANVSGFTQLPYSNFGDQFAGISLG, encoded by the coding sequence ATGAACGAAGCTGCGCGTGGCGCCGGGCTGTCCCGGCGCGCTCTCCTGGCGGCCGGCACGGGGGCCGCGCTGTTGCCATTGGCAGGGCCCCGCGCGGCATTGGCCGCGCCTGGCGTGCTGCGCGCCGCCATTGCAGGCTACAACGTCATCAACACGCTGGACCCGGCGGTCGCCACGCTGATCCCGGAATACTACGTGATCTGGGGCCTTTATAACGGCTTGCTGAAGTTTGACGCGCAGATGCGCCCGGTGCCGGACCTGGCCGAAAGCTTCAAGGTCGCCGACGACGGCGTGCTGGAGTTCAAGCTGCGCGCCGGTGTCGCATTCCACGATGGCGGCGCGCTGACCGCCGACGACGTGAAGTTCACGATCGAGCGGCTGCTGGACGAGAAGACCCAGTCGCCCAATCGCAGCAAGGTTTCCGCCATCAGCGCGATCGAGGTGCCGGACCCGCTGACGGTGCGGCTGCGGACCAGCGCGCCCTTCGCGCCGTTGCTAACCTTCCTGACCAATGCCCGCACCGGCACGCAGATCCTGTCGCGCAAGGCCTTCATGGCCGATCCCGCGGGCTTCGGCCGCAAGCCGGTCGGCACCGGTCCCTACCGGCTGCGGAGCTGGGAAGCCAACCAGGCGCTGAAACTCTCTGCCTTCCCCGGCTATTTCGGCACCGCGCCGCTGATTCCGGAGGTGGAGATCCCGTTGATCGCGGAGGAAACCAGCGGCGTCACCGCCCTGTTGGGCCGCCAGGTGGACCTGACCAGCACCGCGCCCTTCGCCGACATCCCGGCGCTGGAAAAGAACCCGGCGATCAAGGTACTGAAGCAGCCCGGGCTGAACACCCGCTTTCTGTCGCTGAACAACCTCAAGCCGCCCTTCGACGACGTGCATTTCCGCCGCGCCGTGTCGCTGGCCATCAACCGCGACGTGCTGGTGCGGGTAGTGCTGTTCGGGGAAGGTTTCGCGACGCCGGGGCTGATCCCGCCCTCGCTGACCGCAGCCTTCGACCCGGCGCCGAAGCCGCTGTCGACCTTCAACGCCGCGCGGGCGCGGGAGGAACTGGCGAAGTCGAAATACGGCGCCGGCACCAGGGCCACGATCCTGACCTGGGGTTCCGGCTGGTGGAAGCGCATTGGCGAGGTGGTGGCGGCGCAGGTGAACCAGGTGCTGGGCACGCAGCTCAGCGTCGAGGTGACGGAGGCCAACACGGTATTTTCCCGCATCCGCGCGGGCGACTATCAGGCCGGGACCTGGGGCTGGCTCGGCATGATCGACCCGGACGAGTATTCCTTTGACCTGCTGCACAGCGAGGGCTGGCGCAACTTCGCCGGCTACAGAAACCCGAAGCTGGACGCCATGCTGGTCCAGGCGCGGCAGGAGCTGGATCCCGCGAAGCGCGGCGCGCTGTACCGCCAAAGCGAGCATCTCTGGATCGAGGACATGCCCGTTGTTCCGCTGTTCTGCTCCAACATCCACAACCTGATGGCCGCCAATGTCAGCGGCTTCACGCAACTGCCCTATTCCAACTTCGGCGACCAATTCGCCGGCATTAGCCTCGGCTAA
- a CDS encoding ABC transporter permease — MAAPAARRMFRRAGILLLTLAAGALVVFFAMKAAPGDPALSALGENARPELVAAFRRTHNLDQPVVAQFVAWITGAVRGDFGRSLTLAGGVPVGQLIAGRLPVTAFIGLYALLIAIGVSLFVGTVAAAQRGRFLDTAMTSLAVLGVSMPDFWLGYVLVFFLALSFPIFPSYGFVSPADSLPGALLSGFLPALAIAAPMAAVFSRVLRAALLEVMHRPYVQVQRSLGHGRAFVFLHSILRNALIPYVTVIGLQVRYLLGGVVVIERVFGIPGLGSLIVDAAFGRDYPVIQACALTFLVIVLLTNLLVDLLCTRLDPRARA; from the coding sequence ATGGCGGCGCCCGCCGCCCGCAGGATGTTCCGCCGCGCGGGCATCCTGCTGCTCACGCTGGCGGCCGGCGCGCTGGTGGTGTTCTTCGCCATGAAGGCCGCGCCCGGCGACCCGGCGTTGTCCGCGCTGGGCGAGAACGCGCGGCCGGAGCTGGTGGCCGCCTTTCGCCGCACCCACAATCTCGATCAGCCGGTGGTGGCGCAGTTCGTCGCCTGGATCACCGGCGCGGTTCGCGGCGACTTCGGCCGGTCGCTGACGCTGGCGGGCGGCGTGCCGGTGGGGCAACTGATCGCCGGCCGGCTGCCGGTCACCGCCTTTATCGGCCTTTACGCGCTGCTCATCGCCATCGGCGTGTCGCTGTTCGTGGGCACCGTCGCGGCCGCGCAGCGCGGGCGGTTTCTCGATACGGCGATGACCTCGCTGGCGGTGCTGGGCGTGTCGATGCCGGATTTCTGGCTGGGCTACGTGCTGGTGTTCTTTCTGGCGCTGAGCTTCCCGATCTTCCCCTCCTACGGCTTCGTTTCGCCGGCGGATTCCCTGCCGGGCGCGCTGCTCTCGGGCTTTCTGCCGGCGCTGGCCATCGCGGCGCCGATGGCGGCCGTGTTCTCCCGCGTGCTGCGGGCCGCGCTGCTGGAGGTGATGCACCGGCCCTACGTGCAGGTGCAGCGCTCGCTGGGCCATGGCCGCGCCTTCGTCTTCCTGCACAGCATCCTGCGCAACGCCTTGATCCCCTATGTCACGGTCATTGGCCTGCAGGTGCGCTACCTGTTGGGCGGCGTGGTGGTGATCGAGCGGGTGTTCGGCATCCCCGGCCTCGGTTCGCTGATAGTCGATGCCGCCTTCGGGCGCGACTACCCGGTGATCCAGGCCTGCGCGCTGACCTTCTTGGTCATTGTGCTGCTGACCAACCTTCTGGTGGACCTGCTCTGCACGCGGCTGGACCCGAGGGCGCGCGCGTGA
- a CDS encoding ABC transporter permease encodes MKANRTLWLGGGITLLVLLAIILGPMLSPYDAEAMDFIDVLTPPDASHWLGTDSYGRDVLTRVLAGGRISFLASFGGVALGAAIGTVLGMVAAWRGGWREAGLMSACDLLFAFPSFVLALFMMVVLGFGLHNVIIAIGLTYLPIFARLARNLTRSLMHEPFVQAARLMGQRPARILAVEILPNILSTLLVQASVGVAFGVVMEAGLSFLGLGVQPPTPSLGVILADGREYFQRAPWVLTLTGLAVSVALLGLNLLGDGLRDLTDPRLRRAAGP; translated from the coding sequence GTGAAGGCCAACCGAACGCTGTGGCTGGGCGGCGGCATCACGCTGCTGGTGCTGCTGGCCATCATCCTCGGCCCGATGCTGTCGCCCTACGATGCCGAGGCGATGGACTTCATCGACGTGCTGACCCCGCCCGATGCCAGCCACTGGCTCGGCACCGATTCCTACGGGCGGGACGTGCTGACCCGCGTGCTGGCGGGCGGCCGCATTTCCTTCCTCGCCAGCTTCGGCGGCGTGGCGCTGGGCGCCGCCATCGGCACCGTGCTGGGCATGGTCGCCGCCTGGCGCGGCGGCTGGCGGGAGGCCGGGCTGATGTCGGCCTGCGACCTGCTCTTCGCCTTTCCCAGTTTCGTGCTGGCGCTGTTCATGATGGTGGTGCTGGGCTTCGGGCTGCACAACGTCATCATCGCCATCGGCCTCACCTATCTGCCGATCTTCGCCCGCCTGGCGCGCAACCTGACCCGCAGCCTGATGCACGAGCCCTTCGTGCAGGCGGCGCGGCTGATGGGCCAGCGGCCGGCGCGTATCCTGGCGGTCGAGATCCTGCCCAACATCCTTTCCACCCTGCTGGTGCAGGCCAGCGTCGGCGTCGCCTTCGGGGTGGTGATGGAGGCGGGACTCTCCTTTCTCGGTCTCGGCGTACAGCCGCCGACGCCTTCGCTTGGCGTCATCCTCGCCGATGGACGGGAATACTTCCAGCGCGCCCCCTGGGTGCTGACGTTGACCGGCCTCGCCGTCTCCGTCGCGCTGCTGGGCCTGAACCTGCTGGGGGACGGGCTACGCGACCTGACCGACCCACGGTTGCGCAGGGCGGCCGGGCCTTGA
- a CDS encoding ABC transporter ATP-binding protein, translated as MLLETRNLRVHAGPLEVVRQVDLVLHAGETLGVIGESGSGKTVTCLALLRLLPDGLAAAADAMVWRGTELGGLSDHDFRPYRGRQMAMVFQDPVGSFNPAKRIGWHLRTALQRRGSRDAWRPRAAALLADVGIPRPDAVLERYPHQLSGGMLQRALIAMIVALEPGLIIADEPTTNLDNIVEQQILALFRQLQTRLSAGFIFITHDIGIAAQISDRLMVMYAGEVVETGPAAAIMAAPRHPYTRGLMATAHALASRVETLAEIPGQLPLPGARPTGCVFRPRCAFARPGCEAPQPLRTIAPGREMRCLLND; from the coding sequence GTGTTGCTGGAAACTCGCAACCTGCGCGTCCATGCCGGGCCGTTGGAGGTGGTGCGGCAGGTGGACCTGGTGCTGCATGCGGGCGAGACGCTGGGGGTGATCGGGGAATCCGGCTCCGGCAAGACCGTCACCTGCCTGGCGCTGCTGCGCTTGCTGCCGGATGGGCTGGCAGCCGCCGCGGATGCCATGGTCTGGCGCGGCACCGAGCTTGGTGGATTGAGCGACCACGACTTCCGGCCCTATCGCGGCCGGCAGATGGCCATGGTGTTTCAGGACCCGGTGGGCTCCTTCAACCCGGCCAAGCGCATCGGCTGGCACCTGCGCACGGCGCTGCAGCGCCGTGGCAGCCGGGACGCCTGGCGCCCGCGCGCCGCCGCGCTGCTGGCCGATGTCGGCATCCCGCGCCCGGACGCGGTGCTGGAACGCTACCCGCACCAACTCTCGGGCGGCATGCTGCAGCGCGCGCTGATTGCCATGATCGTGGCGCTGGAACCCGGGCTGATCATCGCCGACGAACCGACCACCAACCTCGACAACATTGTCGAGCAACAGATCCTGGCGCTGTTTCGCCAATTGCAGACGCGCCTCTCGGCCGGCTTCATCTTCATCACCCATGATATCGGCATCGCGGCGCAGATCAGCGACCGGCTGATGGTGATGTACGCCGGCGAGGTGGTGGAAACCGGCCCCGCCGCCGCCATCATGGCGGCACCCCGCCACCCCTATACCCGCGGGCTGATGGCCACCGCCCATGCGCTGGCATCCCGGGTGGAGACGCTGGCCGAAATTCCGGGCCAGTTGCCGCTGCCGGGCGCGCGCCCCACCGGCTGCGTGTTCCGCCCGCGATGCGCTTTCGCCCGCCCCGGATGTGAGGCACCGCAGCCGCTGCGCACCATCGCCCCCGGCCGCGAGATGCGGTGCCTGCTGAATGACTGA
- a CDS encoding ATP-binding cassette domain-containing protein: MTEPLLRIENLILRFPDPQREGGVLTALDGVSLDVAPGEILGLVGESGSGKTTLGKTALRLYEPEAGRILLHGRDIAHLSEASLRPHRRAMQMVFQDPLSSFNPRQSIATAIATPLLLHRLCPKAEVPARVLAILEEVGLPAAFAPRYPHQMSGGQLQRAAIGRALALSPELIVADEAVSKLDVSVRAQILNLLRDVQRRANLAMIFITHDLHVARFLCHRVAVMHFGKLLEIGPTEQVFGHPRHDYTKALIGTLRRPAKEGGDPP, encoded by the coding sequence ATGACTGAGCCGCTGCTGCGTATCGAAAACCTCATCCTCCGTTTCCCCGACCCGCAACGGGAGGGCGGCGTGCTGACGGCGCTGGACGGCGTCAGCCTGGACGTGGCCCCCGGCGAGATTCTCGGGCTGGTGGGGGAAAGCGGCAGCGGCAAGACCACGCTGGGCAAGACCGCGCTGCGCCTTTACGAACCGGAAGCGGGCCGCATCCTGCTGCACGGGCGCGACATCGCGCATTTGTCGGAGGCATCGCTGCGGCCGCATCGCCGCGCCATGCAGATGGTGTTCCAGGACCCGCTCTCCTCCTTCAACCCGCGCCAAAGCATCGCGACCGCCATCGCGACGCCTTTGCTGTTGCACCGGCTCTGCCCCAAGGCCGAGGTGCCGGCGCGCGTGCTGGCGATCCTGGAGGAGGTCGGGCTGCCGGCGGCCTTCGCACCCCGCTATCCGCACCAGATGTCGGGCGGGCAGTTGCAGCGCGCGGCGATCGGCCGGGCGCTGGCACTGTCGCCTGAGTTGATCGTGGCGGACGAGGCGGTATCCAAGCTCGACGTCTCGGTGCGCGCGCAGATCCTCAATCTGCTGCGGGACGTGCAGCGCCGCGCCAACCTAGCGATGATTTTCATCACCCATGATCTGCATGTGGCGCGCTTCCTGTGCCACCGCGTCGCCGTCATGCATTTCGGCAAGCTGCTGGAAATTGGCCCGACCGAGCAGGTCTTCGGGCACCCGCGACACGATTACACCAAGGCGCTGATCGGCACGCTGCGCCGGCCGGCGAAGGAGGGAGGCGACCCGCCATGA
- a CDS encoding LLM class flavin-dependent oxidoreductase, with amino-acid sequence MTRMMSLGLSMRYLGYHAAAWRHPEVDPGGASDLAHFAEVARLAEAATFDMVFLADGIGIRAKDEPAGSLCQSAQTAELEPLTLLSALAALTSRIGLVATASTTYNEPFHVARKYASLDRISGGRAGWNIVTSWSDAEAQNFNRDSHLDYATRYERAAEFVEVVKGLWDSWDGDAFRHDKAAGVFFDPAKLHVLNHAGKHFKVKGPLSVARSPQGRPILVQAGASEAGMEIAAGSADVVYAVPHDIDTARTYYAGLKRRVAAQGRDPAHLKIMPGITPFIGRTEAEAREKYDLLNALVAPELGLSYLYGQMGDLSGHPLDGPVPEPNDPKVRSIAQNLLTLARREDLTIRQLYTTIAAGFGSRILIGTAAQIADEMQDWMEREAADGFNICPPALPIGLRDFAAEVVPELRRRGLFRTDYAAATLRGHLGLPMPASRYGTPVMPSR; translated from the coding sequence ATGACCAGGATGATGAGCCTCGGGCTTTCCATGCGCTACCTCGGCTACCATGCCGCCGCGTGGCGGCATCCGGAGGTCGACCCGGGCGGTGCCTCCGACCTCGCGCATTTCGCCGAGGTGGCCCGGCTGGCCGAGGCCGCGACCTTCGACATGGTGTTCCTGGCCGACGGCATCGGCATCCGTGCCAAGGACGAGCCGGCCGGCTCGCTCTGCCAGTCGGCGCAGACGGCGGAGCTGGAGCCGCTGACGTTGCTTTCGGCGCTGGCGGCGCTGACTAGCCGGATCGGGCTGGTCGCCACGGCCTCGACCACCTACAACGAGCCCTTCCACGTCGCACGCAAATACGCTTCGCTGGACCGCATCAGCGGTGGCCGGGCCGGGTGGAACATCGTCACCTCCTGGTCCGACGCCGAGGCGCAGAACTTCAATCGCGACAGCCACCTGGATTATGCCACGCGCTACGAGCGTGCCGCCGAGTTCGTCGAGGTGGTCAAGGGGCTCTGGGATTCCTGGGATGGCGACGCCTTCCGCCATGACAAGGCGGCCGGCGTATTTTTCGATCCCGCCAAACTGCATGTGCTGAACCACGCCGGCAAGCACTTCAAGGTGAAGGGCCCGCTGTCTGTCGCGCGCAGCCCGCAGGGGCGGCCGATCCTGGTGCAGGCCGGCGCTTCCGAGGCGGGGATGGAGATCGCCGCCGGCAGCGCCGACGTGGTCTATGCCGTGCCGCATGATATCGACACCGCCCGCACCTACTACGCCGGGCTGAAGCGGCGCGTGGCGGCGCAGGGGCGGGACCCGGCCCATCTCAAGATCATGCCCGGTATCACCCCCTTCATTGGCCGCACCGAGGCGGAGGCGCGGGAGAAATACGACCTGCTCAACGCCCTCGTGGCGCCTGAACTGGGGCTGTCCTACCTTTACGGCCAGATGGGCGACCTGTCGGGGCATCCGCTGGACGGTCCGGTGCCGGAGCCGAACGACCCCAAGGTGCGCAGCATCGCCCAGAATCTGTTGACCCTGGCGCGGCGTGAGGACCTGACGATCCGCCAGCTCTACACCACCATCGCCGCCGGCTTCGGCTCGCGCATCCTGATCGGCACCGCCGCGCAGATCGCCGACGAGATGCAGGACTGGATGGAGCGGGAAGCGGCGGACGGCTTCAACATCTGCCCGCCCGCGCTGCCCATCGGGCTGCGGGACTTCGCGGCGGAGGTGGTGCCGGAGTTGCGGCGGCGCGGATTGTTCCGGACGGACTATGCGGCGGCGACGTTGCGCGGGCATCTCGGCCTGCCGATGCCGGCCAGCCGCTACGGCACCCCGGTCATGCCAAGTCGGTGA
- a CDS encoding ABC transporter substrate-binding protein, whose product MARNWTMAAGALVFGLVGGAQAQTLTMAVQSTFGIDPHFFFNGPNMAAARHIYDTVISRDADSRQVPGAVQSWQAVEPTVWELKLRPGVTFHDGTPFTAEDIAFSIARIPNIPGNIGPYTINLRTISRVEIVDPLTVRLHTSEPNPVIPGQLTNVFIVSKRVAENATTADFNAGRAAIGTGPYRVSGGVTPSGLQLRRSGNYYGEQPAWTEVNLRIVPNDAARLAGLLAGDFDLIEDVPNGDIARLRREGRVNVASRPTDRIMYLSVNVAPDPLPLVTGADGHPLPVNPLSDVRVRRALSMAIDRKALAERTMEGMAVAAGQLTPEGFLGHDPAVGIPAADAAGARRLLAEAGYPDGFGLTVSCSNDRYVNDARVCQAIGQMLSRAGLKMTVDVTPSTVFFPRIRPDRVLLPLHLVGRSFSSGDASYVLSTSFHTRDVPANLGGANRNGFSVPEIDRRIREVMVRMDDGRGAALQGLMHDVEQLAPQIPLYVQMSAIGTRKGITYTPRLDEQVVAAQARPTAP is encoded by the coding sequence ATGGCACGCAACTGGACGATGGCCGCCGGGGCGCTGGTCTTCGGGCTGGTCGGGGGCGCGCAGGCGCAGACGCTGACCATGGCGGTGCAGTCGACCTTCGGCATCGACCCGCACTTCTTTTTCAACGGCCCGAACATGGCGGCGGCGCGTCACATCTACGACACCGTCATCAGCCGCGATGCCGACAGCCGGCAGGTGCCGGGCGCCGTGCAGTCCTGGCAGGCCGTCGAGCCCACCGTCTGGGAGCTGAAGCTGCGACCGGGCGTCACCTTCCATGACGGAACGCCTTTCACGGCCGAGGACATCGCCTTCTCCATCGCGCGCATCCCTAACATTCCCGGCAATATCGGCCCCTACACCATCAACCTCCGGACCATCTCCCGCGTGGAGATCGTCGATCCGCTGACCGTGCGACTCCATACTTCGGAGCCCAACCCGGTGATCCCCGGGCAGTTGACCAATGTCTTCATCGTCTCGAAGCGGGTGGCGGAGAATGCCACGACGGCCGACTTCAACGCCGGCCGCGCCGCCATCGGCACTGGCCCCTATCGCGTCAGCGGCGGCGTGACGCCGAGCGGCCTGCAGTTGCGGCGCTCCGGGAATTACTACGGCGAACAACCGGCCTGGACCGAGGTGAACCTGCGCATCGTGCCGAACGATGCCGCCCGCCTGGCCGGGCTGCTGGCCGGGGACTTCGACCTGATCGAGGATGTGCCGAACGGCGACATCGCCCGGTTGCGGCGGGAGGGCCGCGTCAACGTGGCCAGCCGGCCGACCGACCGCATCATGTACCTGTCGGTGAACGTGGCGCCCGATCCGCTGCCGCTGGTGACCGGCGCCGACGGCCATCCGCTGCCTGTGAACCCGCTGTCCGACGTCAGGGTGCGCCGCGCCCTGTCGATGGCGATCGACCGCAAGGCACTGGCCGAGCGCACCATGGAGGGCATGGCTGTTGCGGCGGGCCAGCTGACGCCGGAAGGCTTCCTGGGCCACGATCCGGCGGTGGGCATCCCTGCCGCCGATGCCGCCGGGGCGCGCAGGCTGCTGGCCGAGGCCGGCTATCCGGACGGCTTCGGGCTCACCGTTTCCTGCTCCAACGACCGCTACGTCAACGATGCCCGCGTGTGCCAGGCCATCGGGCAGATGCTGTCCCGCGCCGGCCTGAAGATGACGGTGGACGTGACGCCGAGCACCGTCTTCTTTCCGCGCATCCGGCCGGACCGCGTGCTGTTGCCGCTGCATCTGGTCGGCCGCTCCTTCTCCTCCGGCGATGCGTCCTACGTCCTGTCCACCTCGTTCCACACGCGCGATGTTCCGGCGAATCTCGGCGGTGCCAACCGCAACGGCTTCAGCGTGCCGGAAATCGACCGGCGCATCCGCGAGGTGATGGTGCGGATGGATGACGGCCGGGGTGCGGCGCTTCAGGGGCTGATGCACGACGTCGAGCAGCTGGCGCCGCAGATTCCGCTCTATGTGCAGATGTCGGCGATCGGCACGCGCAAGGGCATCACCTACACCCCGCGGCTGGACGAGCAGGTGGTGGCGGCGCAGGCCCGCCCCACCGCGCCGTGA
- a CDS encoding gamma-glutamyltransferase family protein translates to MTGRPTLYGTRHAVSAGHYLATAAGYAVLEGGGNAVDAGVAAGLVLGVVQSDIVNIAGVAPIILRMADGRVETIAGLGHWPAAMPADLFMREHGGRMPVGVLRTVVPAAPDAWITALERHGTMSFGEVSAAAIRHAADGFAMHAAMADSIAARTEAYGRWPSTAAIYLPGGQPPVVGEKFLQTDLAATLSYMADQERAASAGGRMAGLAAARDAFYRGDIAARIVAFQEQEGGYLSRGDLAGFRSRIEAPVMAEWRGHRFYTCGPWCQGPALLEALLVAERIGLDGLAHNSPAYLHVIAESLKIALADREYHFGDPLMVDVPLDRLLAEPHLAARAAGFDAALACPDMPPPLIGNGTEIPSPTLEKAPEIEQDTSYVCAVDRWGNAFSATPSDGSWNVPVVPGLGIVPSSRGSQSRTDPAHPCGVAPGKRPRLTPNPALAVLADGGVMPFGTPGGDVQIQAMLQVVLNMLTFGMEVQEAIEAPRVATYAFPSSFAPFEHFPKRLAVEGRIAAPVREALSVLGHEIKHWPDFSYLAGSVEVIRTDPRTGLIAAGADPRRPAYAIAS, encoded by the coding sequence ATGACCGGCAGACCCACCCTCTACGGCACGCGCCACGCGGTCTCGGCCGGGCATTACCTGGCGACCGCCGCCGGATATGCGGTGCTGGAAGGCGGCGGTAACGCTGTGGATGCCGGCGTCGCCGCCGGGCTGGTGCTGGGCGTGGTGCAGTCCGATATCGTCAACATCGCCGGCGTGGCGCCCATCATCCTGCGCATGGCCGATGGCCGGGTGGAAACCATTGCCGGCCTCGGCCACTGGCCGGCCGCGATGCCGGCGGATCTGTTCATGCGCGAGCATGGCGGCCGGATGCCGGTGGGCGTGCTGCGCACCGTGGTGCCGGCGGCGCCCGATGCCTGGATCACCGCGCTGGAGCGTCATGGCACGATGAGCTTCGGCGAGGTTTCCGCCGCCGCCATCCGCCATGCCGCCGACGGCTTCGCCATGCATGCCGCGATGGCCGACAGCATCGCCGCGCGCACCGAGGCTTACGGCCGCTGGCCCAGCACCGCCGCCATCTACCTGCCCGGTGGCCAGCCCCCCGTGGTGGGCGAGAAGTTCCTGCAGACCGACCTCGCCGCGACACTGAGCTACATGGCGGACCAGGAGCGCGCGGCGTCGGCCGGGGGCCGCATGGCCGGGCTGGCGGCGGCGCGGGACGCCTTCTACCGCGGCGACATCGCCGCGCGCATCGTCGCCTTCCAGGAGCAGGAGGGCGGCTATCTGTCGCGCGGTGACCTGGCGGGCTTCCGATCGCGCATCGAGGCGCCGGTGATGGCGGAATGGCGCGGTCACCGCTTCTACACCTGCGGCCCCTGGTGCCAGGGCCCGGCGCTGCTGGAGGCGCTGCTGGTGGCCGAGCGCATCGGGCTGGACGGGCTGGCGCACAACAGCCCGGCCTATCTGCACGTCATCGCCGAGAGCCTGAAGATCGCGCTGGCGGACCGGGAATACCATTTCGGCGATCCGCTGATGGTCGACGTGCCACTGGACCGGCTGCTGGCGGAACCGCACCTGGCCGCCCGTGCCGCGGGCTTCGATGCCGCGCTGGCCTGCCCCGACATGCCGCCGCCGCTGATCGGCAACGGCACCGAGATTCCATCGCCGACGCTGGAGAAGGCGCCGGAGATCGAGCAGGACACCAGCTATGTCTGCGCCGTGGACCGCTGGGGCAATGCCTTCAGCGCCACCCCCTCGGACGGCTCCTGGAACGTGCCGGTGGTGCCGGGGCTCGGCATCGTGCCCTCCTCGCGCGGTTCGCAAAGCCGGACGGATCCGGCGCATCCCTGCGGCGTCGCGCCCGGCAAGCGGCCACGCCTGACGCCGAACCCGGCGTTGGCGGTGTTGGCCGATGGCGGCGTCATGCCCTTCGGCACGCCGGGCGGCGACGTGCAGATCCAGGCCATGCTGCAGGTGGTGCTGAACATGCTGACCTTCGGCATGGAGGTGCAGGAGGCGATCGAGGCGCCGCGCGTCGCGACCTATGCCTTTCCCTCCTCCTTCGCGCCCTTCGAGCATTTTCCGAAGCGTCTGGCGGTGGAAGGGCGCATCGCCGCGCCGGTGCGGGAGGCGCTGTCAGTCCTGGGCCACGAGATCAAGCATTGGCCGGACTTTTCCTACCTCGCCGGCAGCGTCGAGGTGATCCGTACCGATCCGCGTACCGGGCTGATCGCGGCTGGCGCCGATCCACGGCGACCCGCCTACGCCATCGCGTCTTGA